The following proteins come from a genomic window of Desulfitobacterium chlororespirans DSM 11544:
- the dltD gene encoding D-alanyl-lipoteichoic acid biosynthesis protein DltD, with protein sequence MKRFLPLVLALVISCLVVWGGNEILASKIAENYDPAFGYKLNTQKNQGLILQRTGMEKGGSIPVYGSSELSGSTDPFQPVNFFTGQYAGIYYNLIGRGYCQSLIHLINFGALGDSLKGEKIVFFLSPQWFSKTGITSDDFQKNFSQQQYLTFLNNEEISPQLKRLAAQRVDSLLGQDESMDMRILSYLSANNAEQAQIFLGALQPYYRLKEALLSTKDHVQGYRTLVEESPHKGADKSNSKPAIERSAVEIDWESEKKRAQEVGKARSDNNQFGIDNGYFNDYLKEKLPDYKDSMHDQSYLESPEYGDLELLLSLCQELEIEPLFVSIPVNGLWYDYCGFPREDRAQYYEKVKQLVTKAGYEFADFSDHEYDPYFLRDTMHLGWKGWVEVNEAILAYVR encoded by the coding sequence ATGAAAAGGTTTCTCCCCCTAGTTTTGGCTTTGGTTATTTCATGTCTTGTTGTTTGGGGCGGTAATGAAATTTTAGCCTCCAAAATTGCTGAGAATTACGATCCGGCTTTTGGCTATAAGTTAAACACTCAGAAGAACCAGGGCTTGATTCTGCAGAGGACCGGGATGGAAAAGGGCGGCAGCATTCCGGTTTATGGGTCTTCAGAATTGAGCGGGTCAACCGATCCCTTTCAGCCGGTAAACTTCTTTACAGGGCAATACGCAGGAATTTACTATAACCTGATTGGCAGAGGGTATTGCCAAAGTTTGATTCACCTGATTAATTTTGGTGCTTTAGGTGATTCCCTAAAAGGAGAAAAGATTGTGTTCTTTCTTTCTCCACAGTGGTTCAGCAAAACAGGGATAACTTCTGACGATTTCCAGAAGAATTTTTCCCAACAGCAGTATCTGACTTTTTTAAATAACGAAGAGATCAGTCCCCAGTTAAAACGTTTAGCTGCTCAACGGGTGGATTCCTTATTAGGCCAGGATGAAAGCATGGATATGCGGATTCTATCTTACCTCTCAGCCAATAATGCTGAGCAAGCTCAGATCTTCCTTGGCGCGTTGCAACCCTACTATAGATTAAAAGAGGCTCTGTTATCAACCAAGGACCATGTCCAGGGTTACCGAACCCTTGTGGAAGAGTCTCCTCATAAGGGAGCGGATAAAAGCAATTCGAAACCGGCCATAGAGCGGTCCGCCGTAGAGATCGATTGGGAATCGGAAAAGAAACGTGCCCAGGAGGTGGGGAAAGCCCGTTCAGATAACAATCAATTTGGAATTGACAACGGCTATTTTAATGACTATCTGAAGGAAAAGCTTCCCGACTATAAAGACTCTATGCACGACCAGTCTTATCTGGAGTCCCCTGAGTACGGGGATTTGGAGTTATTGCTTTCACTGTGTCAGGAATTGGAGATTGAACCCTTATTCGTCAGTATTCCGGTCAACGGACTCTGGTATGATTATTGCGGATTTCCTCGGGAGGATAGAGCTCAATACTATGAAAAAGTGAAGCAGCTCGTTACCAAGGCCGGATATGAGTTTGCGGATTTTTCCGATCACGAATATGATCCATATTTTCTGCGGGATACCATGCATCTGGGGTGGAAAGGGTGGGTGGAAGTCAATGAAGCGATTCTTGCCTATGTTCGGTGA
- the dltX gene encoding teichoic acid D-Ala incorporation-associated protein DltX, whose translation MFGETLLYTAIILGIIVVYVLAEANEVNFIYNQF comes from the coding sequence ATGTTCGGTGAAACTCTGCTTTATACAGCAATCATCTTAGGCATCATAGTGGTTTACGTATTGGCGGAAGCCAATGAAGTAAATTTTATCTATAATCAGTTTTAA
- a CDS encoding aryl-sulfate sulfotransferase: MRTYLDTEKHLITMQAESEAGFLAELRAGDYSVEKPLVVKNPYIINPLAAVICFNTDEETTAEITVKGKASAGDLSHTFAAAQEHVLPIYGLYDDYANTVIIRLGDGKTSEVKIEVEELNVNKAQYCRTTPEYFGKDFMLISTTTPLIESAKTVGFDYAGDLRWCITNLQSWDIKKLANGRLLYTSHRTVQKPYYTVGVMEMDFCGKIYKEYRLPGGYHHDAVELENGNILAASDNDFNDSVEDFVVEIDRATGAILKSWDLQKILPRGEGKAGDWNHHDWFHNNSVWYDKPTNSITMSGRHMDAVINFDYDSGALNWILGDPEGWPEEWQKYFFKNVTKGDFDWQYEQHAARILPNGDVFLFDNGTYRSKNEAARVDPEQNFSRGVIYRINTDKMEIEQVWQYGKERGAEFYSPYICNVDYYSEGHYMVHSGGIATYRGKHTDGLGAMLLNKYKDEHIHLTLESITVEVGNDELKYELKVQGGNYYRARRISPYDEKTNLLLGQGELLGGFGVTHEFMKINFKDAETELPEKHKLNILLEEDRLAVRASFREGSQVYLELKGAEQSKFYNIPTEVHDVTAACVSFEEQNDNDFQFYVSREGLSGEFEIYLNIDNKRYDTHLSVKL; the protein is encoded by the coding sequence TTGAGAACGTACTTAGATACCGAAAAACACCTTATTACCATGCAAGCTGAGTCTGAAGCAGGATTTTTGGCAGAACTCAGAGCGGGGGACTATTCTGTAGAGAAGCCGCTGGTTGTCAAAAATCCTTATATCATTAATCCTCTGGCGGCAGTCATCTGCTTTAACACGGATGAAGAAACAACCGCGGAGATCACAGTTAAAGGGAAAGCCAGCGCAGGGGATCTCAGTCATACCTTTGCGGCGGCTCAAGAGCATGTCTTACCGATTTACGGATTGTATGACGATTATGCAAACACCGTGATCATCAGACTTGGCGACGGTAAAACCTCTGAAGTCAAGATTGAAGTGGAAGAGCTCAATGTCAACAAAGCTCAGTATTGCCGGACTACACCGGAGTATTTTGGCAAAGACTTCATGCTGATCTCCACCACAACACCTCTTATCGAATCAGCAAAGACCGTGGGCTTTGACTATGCCGGCGATCTGAGATGGTGCATTACCAATCTGCAGAGCTGGGATATTAAAAAATTAGCCAACGGCAGATTGCTCTATACTTCCCATCGAACCGTGCAAAAACCTTACTATACCGTTGGTGTCATGGAGATGGATTTCTGCGGAAAGATTTATAAAGAGTATCGTCTCCCCGGCGGCTACCACCATGATGCGGTAGAGTTGGAAAATGGCAACATCCTGGCTGCTTCTGATAACGACTTCAACGATTCCGTGGAAGACTTCGTGGTGGAAATTGATCGCGCGACGGGAGCTATCCTCAAGTCCTGGGATCTGCAAAAAATTCTCCCCCGCGGTGAAGGCAAAGCGGGAGACTGGAACCACCATGACTGGTTCCACAATAACTCAGTGTGGTACGATAAGCCCACTAATTCCATCACCATGTCAGGCCGTCATATGGACGCCGTGATCAACTTCGATTATGACAGCGGAGCGCTGAACTGGATCCTCGGCGACCCTGAAGGCTGGCCGGAAGAATGGCAAAAATACTTCTTCAAAAATGTGACCAAAGGAGATTTTGATTGGCAGTATGAGCAGCATGCGGCAAGAATTCTGCCCAACGGCGATGTCTTTCTCTTTGATAACGGAACCTATCGTTCTAAAAACGAGGCGGCCCGCGTAGATCCTGAGCAAAACTTCTCCCGCGGTGTTATCTATCGAATCAATACCGATAAAATGGAGATCGAACAAGTATGGCAGTACGGTAAGGAAAGAGGGGCCGAATTCTACTCCCCTTATATCTGCAATGTAGACTATTACAGCGAAGGTCATTATATGGTTCACTCCGGGGGTATCGCTACTTACAGAGGTAAACACACCGATGGCTTAGGGGCAATGCTTCTGAACAAATACAAAGATGAGCATATCCATTTAACCTTAGAATCCATCACAGTAGAAGTAGGGAATGATGAGTTAAAGTATGAGCTGAAAGTGCAAGGCGGCAATTACTACAGAGCGAGAAGAATCAGCCCCTACGATGAAAAGACCAACCTCCTCCTTGGCCAAGGTGAACTCCTCGGTGGTTTTGGGGTAACCCATGAATTCATGAAAATCAACTTCAAAGATGCCGAAACAGAGCTGCCGGAGAAACACAAGCTCAATATCCTCCTTGAAGAAGATCGGTTGGCTGTTCGGGCAAGCTTTAGAGAAGGATCTCAAGTATATCTTGAATTAAAGGGTGCGGAACAATCTAAATTCTATAACATTCCCACGGAGGTTCATGATGTCACGGCAGCCTGTGTCTCCTTCGAAGAACAAAACGACAACGACTTCCAATTCTATGTAAGCAGGGAAGGGTTGTCCGGTGAGTTTGAAATCTATCTCAACATCGACAACAAGAGATATGACACACATTTATCAGTGAAACTCTAA
- a CDS encoding LysR family transcriptional regulator has protein sequence MRITDLIFLIELSHSKSITLTSERMHISQQGLSQVISRLEQELDTILFYRSRHGISLTDAGQIAVQKAREIIGKYDDLKIELEQLKQGQEQLVEGNLTLAHTHVSGTAVLPKALKLFKRKYPNVNLTIKEKAPLETVAWIQEDPAVVGLINYPEAQEKGKEGPLHSCSDLVYKEVLQDELIVCVPKSWALSKEQLGAVNAMVTLPMVYYDTQQYEEIITQIFSRAELPPKVFLKTLNNELFRQTIIDGLAMGAVSMLELNENRLLKEFTVQSAMGLKLIYTWVTSVRQPMSLPAQKFLECLESTAKAI, from the coding sequence ATGCGTATTACAGATTTAATTTTTCTGATCGAATTATCCCACTCTAAATCCATTACATTGACCTCGGAGAGAATGCATATTTCCCAGCAAGGACTGAGCCAAGTCATCTCGCGGCTGGAGCAAGAGCTTGATACCATATTGTTTTACAGAAGCCGGCACGGAATCAGCCTGACCGACGCAGGGCAGATTGCTGTCCAAAAGGCCAGGGAAATCATCGGAAAATACGATGATTTGAAAATAGAGCTGGAACAGCTTAAACAGGGACAGGAGCAATTGGTGGAGGGAAACTTAACCCTTGCCCACACTCATGTTTCGGGAACGGCGGTCCTGCCCAAGGCTTTGAAATTGTTTAAAAGAAAATACCCTAATGTGAACTTAACGATTAAAGAAAAAGCCCCTTTAGAGACCGTTGCCTGGATTCAAGAGGACCCTGCGGTAGTGGGGCTTATCAATTATCCGGAAGCACAGGAAAAGGGTAAGGAAGGCCCTTTGCATTCCTGTTCTGATCTGGTTTATAAAGAAGTTCTGCAGGATGAATTGATTGTATGTGTTCCCAAGTCCTGGGCTTTGAGCAAAGAGCAACTGGGAGCCGTTAATGCTATGGTGACATTGCCCATGGTCTATTATGATACACAACAATATGAGGAAATCATCACCCAGATTTTTAGCAGGGCAGAGCTTCCTCCTAAAGTTTTTTTAAAAACCCTGAACAACGAATTATTTCGGCAAACCATTATCGATGGGTTGGCCATGGGGGCTGTCTCTATGCTTGAGCTCAATGAAAATCGGTTGTTGAAAGAGTTTACGGTGCAGTCCGCTATGGGTTTAAAGCTTATTTACACCTGGGTCACTTCTGTGCGACAGCCTATGTCACTTCCGGCACAAAAATTCTTAGAGTGTCTGGAAAGTACGGCAAAGGCCATATGA